The Drosophila mauritiana strain mau12 chromosome 2R, ASM438214v1, whole genome shotgun sequence genome has a segment encoding these proteins:
- the LOC117138668 gene encoding protein grainyhead isoform X8 gives MSTSTATTSVITSNELSLSGHAHGHAHGHGHAHQLHQHNHSRLGVGVGVGILSDASLSPIQQGSGGNSGGGNTNSSPLAPNGVPLLTTMHRSPDSPQPELATMTNVNVLDLHTDNSKLYDKEAVFIYETPKVVMPADGGGNNSDEGHAIDARIAAQMGNQAQQQQQQTEHQPLAKIEFDENQIIRVVGPNGEQQQIISREIINGEHHILSRNEAGEHILTRIVSDPSKLMPNDNAVATAMYNQAQKMNNDHGQAVYQTSPLPLDASVLHYSGGNDSNVIKTEADIYEDHKKHAAAAAAAAGGGSIIYTTSDPNGVNVKQLPHLTVPQKLDPDLYQADKHIDLIYNDGSKTVIYSTTDQKSLEIYSGGDIGSLVSDGQVVVQAGLPYATTTGAGGQPVYIVADGALPAGVEEHLQSGKLNGQTTPIDVSGLSQNEIQGFLLGSHPSSSATVSTTGVVSTTTISHHQQQQQQQQQQQQQQQHQQQQQQHPGDIVSAAGVGSTGSIVSSAAQQQQQQLISIKREPEDLRKDPKNGNIAGAATANGPGSVITQKSFDYTELCQPGTLIDANGSIPVSVNSIQQRTVVHGSQNSPTTSLVDTSTNGSTRSRPWHDFGRQNDADKIQIPKIFTNVGFRYHLESPISSSQRREDDRITYINKGQFYGITLEYVHDAEKPIKNTTVKSVIMLMFREEKSPEDEIKAWQFWHSRQHSVKQRILDADTKNSVGLVGCIEEVSHNAIAVYWNPLESSAKINIAVQCLSTDFSSQKGVKGLPLHVQIDTFEDPRDTAVFHRGYCQIKVFCDKGAERKTRDEERRAAKRKMTATGRKKLDELYHPVTDRSEFYGMQDFAKPPVLFSPAEDMEKSFYGHETDSPDLKGASPFLLHGQKVATPTLKFHNHFPPDMQTDKKDHILDQNMLTSTPLTDFGPPMKRGRMTPPTSERVMLYVRQENEEVYTPLHVVPPTTIGLLNAIENKYKISTTSINNIYRTNKKGITAKIDDDMISFYCNEDIFLLEVQQIEDDLYDVTLTELPNQ, from the exons ATGTCCACATCCACCGCCACAACGAGCGTTATCACGTCCAACGAGCTCTCGCTGTCCGGCCACGCacacggccacgcccacggTCACGGTCACGCCCACCAGTTGCACCAGCACAACCACAGCCGCCTAGGAGTTGGCGTTGGTGTCGGCATCCTCAGCGACGCATCCCTATCGCCCATCCAACAAGGCAGTGGCGGCAACAGCGGAGGAGGCAACACGAACAGTTCACCACTGGCGCCCAACGGAGTGCCACTGCTCACAACAATGCACCGATCACCGGACTCACCGCAGCCAGAATTGGCCACCATGACGAACGTCAACGTGCTGGATCTGCACACGGATAACTCCAAGCTGTACGACAAGGAGGCTGTCTTTATCTACGAAACGCCCAAGGTGGTGATGCCAGCGGATGGCGGCGGCAACAATTCCGATGAAGGTCATGCCATCGATGCGCGGATTGCGGCCCAAATGGGCAACCaagcccagcagcagcaacagcagacgGAACACCAGCCGCTGGCCAAGATCGAGTTCGATGAGAACCAGATAATCCGGGTCGTGGGACCAAATGGCGAGCAGCAGCAAATCATCTCGCGGGAGATCATCAATGGGGAGCATCATATCCTGTCGCGCAACGAGGCTGGTGAGCACATTCTCACACGGATCGTCAGTGATCCCTCCAAGCTGATGCCCAATGACAATGCGGTGGCCACGGCCATGTACAACCAGGCCCAGAAGATGAACAATGATCACGGGCAGGCGGTGTATCAGACATCACCATTGCCGCTGGACGCATCCGTATTGCATTATAGTGGCGGCAATGATTCGAATGTGATTAAGACGGAGGCCGATATCTACGAGGATCACAAGAAACACgcggctgcagcagcagctgctgccggCGGAGGATCCATCATATACACCACCTCCGATCCGAACGGAGTGAATGTGAAACAACTGCCCCATTTGACGGTACCCCAAAAACTCGATCCCGACCTCTATCAAGCCGATAAGCATATAGATTTGATCTACAACGATGGCAGCAAGACGGTGATTTACTCCACCACGGATCAGAAGAGTTTGGAAATATACTCGGGCGGCGACATCGGCAGTCTGGTGTCCGACGGCCAAGTGGTGGTCCAGGCGGGACTTCCGTATGCCACCACCACCGGAGCCGGCGGCCAGCCCGTCTACATCGTGGCCGACGGTGCCTTGCCAGCGGGAGTCGAGGAGCATCTGCAAAG TGGAAAGCTCAATGGCCAGACCACACCTATCGATGTCTCTGGCCTATCGCAAAATGAGATTCAAGGCTTTCTGCTCGGCTCACACCCCTCGTCATCGGCGACGGTCAGCACAACCGGCGTTGTCTCCACGACAACGATCTCgcatcaccagcagcagcagcagcagcaacagcaacagcagcagcagcagcaacaccagcagcagcagcagcaacatcccGGCGACATTGTTAGTGCCGCTGGCGTGGGGAGCACGGGCTCCATTGTCTCCTCTGCggcgcaacagcagcagcagcaactaaTTAGCATCAAACGAGAGCCCGAAGACTTGCGCAAGGATCCCAAGAATGGCAACATTGCCggtgcagcaacagcaaatggACCCGGATCGGTCATAACGCAGAAG TCCTTCGATTACACGGAATTGTGCCAGCCGGGCACGCTGATCGATGCCAATGGCAGCATACCCGTCAGCGTGAACAGCATCCAGCAGAGGACGGTGGTCCATGGCAGCCAGAACAGCCCAACCACATCGCTGGTGGACACCAGCACCAATGGATCCACGCGATCGCGGCCCTGGCACGACTTTGGACGCCAGAATGATGCCGACAAAATACAAATACCAAAAAT CTTCACAAACGTGGGCTTCCGATATCACCTGGAGAGCCCCATCAGCTCATCGCAGAGGCGCGAGGACGATCGCATCACCTACATCAACAAGGGTCAGTTCTACGGAATAACGCTGGAGTATGTGCACGATGCGGAAAAGCCCATCAAGAACACCACCGTCAAG AGTGTGATCATGCTAATGTTCCGCGAGGAGAAGAGTCCCGAGGATGAGATCAAGGCCTGGCAATTCTGGCACAGTCGTCAGCATTCCGTGAAGCAGAGAATCTTGGATGCAG ATACGAAGAACTCGGTTGGCCTCGTTGGCTGCATCGAGGAAGTGTCGCACAATGCCATCGCCGTCTACTGGAATCCGCTGGAGAGCTCCGCCAAG ATCAACATTGCGGTTCAGTGTTTGAGCACGGATTTCAGCAGTCAAAAGGGAGTTAAG GGCCTGCCGCTGCACGTACAAATCGACACATTCGAGGACCCCAGAGATACGGCGGTCTTCCACCGCGGCTACTGTCAGATAAAGGTCTTCTGCGATAAG GGCGCCGAGCGAAAGACGCGCGATGAGGAGCGGCGGGCCGCCAAGCGAAAGATGACAGCCACGGGCAGAAAGAAGCTGGACGAGCTTTACCATCCGGTGACGGATCGGTCCGAGTTCTATGGCATGCAGGACTTCGCCAAGCCGCCGGTGCTGTTCTCGCCCGCCGAGGACATGGAGAAG AGCTTCTACGGCCATGAGACTGACTCGCCGGACCTGAAGGGGGCCTCACCGTTCCTGCTCCACGGCCAGAAGGTGGCCACGCCGACGCTCAAGTTCCACAACCACTTTCCGCCCGACATGCAGAC CGATAAGAAGGATCACATACTGGACCAGAACATGCTGACCAGCACACCCCTGACCGACTTCGGTCCGCCGATGAAGCGCGGCAGGATGACGCCGCCGACCTCGGAGCGCGTGATGCTGTACGTGCGGCAGGAGAACGAGGAGGTGTACACGCCGCTGCACGTGGTGCCGCCCACCACGATCGGCCTGTTGAATGCG AttgaaaacaaatacaaaatctCAACAACGAGCATAAATAACATTTATCGCACAAACAAGAAGGG GATTACTGCGAAAATTGACGATGACATGATATCGTTCTACTGCAACGAGGACATCTTCCTGCTGGAGGTGCAACAGATCGAGGACGACCTGTACGATGTGACGCTCACGGAGCTGCCCAACCAGTAG
- the LOC117138668 gene encoding protein grainyhead isoform X3, translating into MSTSTATTSVITSNELSLSGHAHGHAHGHGHAHQLHQHNHSRLGVGVGVGILSDASLSPIQQGSGGNSGGGNTNSSPLAPNGVPLLTTMHRSPDSPQPELATMTNVNVLDLHTDNSKLYDKEAVFIYETPKVVMPADGGGNNSDEGHAIDARIAAQMGNQAQQQQQQTEHQPLAKIEFDENQIIRVVGPNGEQQQIISREIINGEHHILSRNEAGEHILTRIVSDPSKLMPNDNAVATAMYNQAQKMNNDHGQAVYQTSPLPLDASVLHYSGGNDSNVIKTEADIYEDHKKHAAAAAAAAGGGSIIYTTSDPNGVNVKQLPHLTVPQKLDPDLYQADKHIDLIYNDGSKTVIYSTTDQKSLEIYSGGDIGSLVSDGQVVVQAGLPYATTTGAGGQPVYIVADGALPAGVEEHLQSSGKLNGQTTPIDVSGLSQNEIQGFLLGSHPSSSATVSTTGVVSTTTISHHQQQQQQQQQQQQQQQHQQQQQQHPGDIVSAAGVGSTGSIVSSAAQQQQQQLISIKREPEDLRKDPKNGNIAGAATANGPGSVITQKILHVDAPTASEADRPSTPSSSSTSTENTESDTQSVSGSESGSPGARTTATLEMYATTGGTQIYLQTSHPSTASGAGGGAGPAGAAGGGGVSMQAQSPSPGPYITANDYGMYTASRLPPGPPPTSTTTFIAEPSYYREYFAPDGQGGYVPASTRSLYGDVDVSVSQPGGVVTYEGRFAGSVPPPATTTVLTSVHHHQQQQQQQQQQQQHQQQQHHQQQQHHSQDGKSNGGATPLYAKAITAAGLTVDLPSPDSGIGTDAITPRDQTNIQQSFDYTELCQPGTLIDANGSIPVSVNSIQQRTVVHGSQNSPTTSLVDTSTNGSTRSRPWHDFGRQNDADKIQIPKIFTNVGFRYHLESPISSSQRREDDRITYINKGQFYGITLEYVHDAEKPIKNTTVKSVIMLMFREEKSPEDEIKAWQFWHSRQHSVKQRILDADTKNSVGLVGCIEEVSHNAIAVYWNPLESSAKINIAVQCLSTDFSSQKGVKGLPLHVQIDTFEDPRDTAVFHRGYCQIKVFCDKGAERKTRDEERRAAKRKMTATGRKKLDELYHPVTDRSEFYGMQDFAKPPVLFSPAEDMEKSFYGHETDSPDLKGASPFLLHGQKVATPTLKFHNHFPPDMQTDKKDHILDQNMLTSTPLTDFGPPMKRGRMTPPTSERVMLYVRQENEEVYTPLHVVPPTTIGLLNAIENKYKISTTSINNIYRTNKKGITAKIDDDMISFYCNEDIFLLEVQQIEDDLYDVTLTELPNQ; encoded by the exons ATGTCCACATCCACCGCCACAACGAGCGTTATCACGTCCAACGAGCTCTCGCTGTCCGGCCACGCacacggccacgcccacggTCACGGTCACGCCCACCAGTTGCACCAGCACAACCACAGCCGCCTAGGAGTTGGCGTTGGTGTCGGCATCCTCAGCGACGCATCCCTATCGCCCATCCAACAAGGCAGTGGCGGCAACAGCGGAGGAGGCAACACGAACAGTTCACCACTGGCGCCCAACGGAGTGCCACTGCTCACAACAATGCACCGATCACCGGACTCACCGCAGCCAGAATTGGCCACCATGACGAACGTCAACGTGCTGGATCTGCACACGGATAACTCCAAGCTGTACGACAAGGAGGCTGTCTTTATCTACGAAACGCCCAAGGTGGTGATGCCAGCGGATGGCGGCGGCAACAATTCCGATGAAGGTCATGCCATCGATGCGCGGATTGCGGCCCAAATGGGCAACCaagcccagcagcagcaacagcagacgGAACACCAGCCGCTGGCCAAGATCGAGTTCGATGAGAACCAGATAATCCGGGTCGTGGGACCAAATGGCGAGCAGCAGCAAATCATCTCGCGGGAGATCATCAATGGGGAGCATCATATCCTGTCGCGCAACGAGGCTGGTGAGCACATTCTCACACGGATCGTCAGTGATCCCTCCAAGCTGATGCCCAATGACAATGCGGTGGCCACGGCCATGTACAACCAGGCCCAGAAGATGAACAATGATCACGGGCAGGCGGTGTATCAGACATCACCATTGCCGCTGGACGCATCCGTATTGCATTATAGTGGCGGCAATGATTCGAATGTGATTAAGACGGAGGCCGATATCTACGAGGATCACAAGAAACACgcggctgcagcagcagctgctgccggCGGAGGATCCATCATATACACCACCTCCGATCCGAACGGAGTGAATGTGAAACAACTGCCCCATTTGACGGTACCCCAAAAACTCGATCCCGACCTCTATCAAGCCGATAAGCATATAGATTTGATCTACAACGATGGCAGCAAGACGGTGATTTACTCCACCACGGATCAGAAGAGTTTGGAAATATACTCGGGCGGCGACATCGGCAGTCTGGTGTCCGACGGCCAAGTGGTGGTCCAGGCGGGACTTCCGTATGCCACCACCACCGGAGCCGGCGGCCAGCCCGTCTACATCGTGGCCGACGGTGCCTTGCCAGCGGGAGTCGAGGAGCATCTGCAAAG CAGTGGAAAGCTCAATGGCCAGACCACACCTATCGATGTCTCTGGCCTATCGCAAAATGAGATTCAAGGCTTTCTGCTCGGCTCACACCCCTCGTCATCGGCGACGGTCAGCACAACCGGCGTTGTCTCCACGACAACGATCTCgcatcaccagcagcagcagcagcagcaacagcaacagcagcagcagcagcaacaccagcagcagcagcagcaacatcccGGCGACATTGTTAGTGCCGCTGGCGTGGGGAGCACGGGCTCCATTGTCTCCTCTGCggcgcaacagcagcagcagcaactaaTTAGCATCAAACGAGAGCCCGAAGACTTGCGCAAGGATCCCAAGAATGGCAACATTGCCggtgcagcaacagcaaatggACCCGGATCGGTCATAACGCAGAAG ATCTTGCACGTGGATGCACCAACGGCAAGTGAAGCTGATAGGCCCAGCAcacccagcagcagcagcaccagcaccgAAAACACTGAATCGGACACACAGTCAGTATCAGGATCAGAATCAGGATCGCCGGGAGCCAGGACCACAGCCACACTAGAGATGTATGCAACCACGGGCGGCACACAGATCTACCTACAG ACCTCACATCCCAGCACGGCGAGCGGAGCGGGCGGCGGCGCCGGACCCGCTGGAGCcgccggcggcggcggtgtGTCCATGCAGGCGCAAAGTCCCAGTCCGGGTCCCTATATCACGGCCAATGACTATGGCATGTACACGGCCAGTCGCCTGCCACCAGGTCCCCCgcccaccagcaccaccacgtTCATAGCGGAGCCCTCCTACTATCGGGAATACTTTGCGCCGGACGGCCAGGGTGGCTATGTGCCGGCCAGCACGAGGTCCTTGTACGGCGACGTGGACGTATCCGTATCTCAGCCCGGCGGAGTGGTCACCTATGAGGGCCGCTTCGCCGGCAGCGTTCCCCCgcccgccaccaccaccgtgCTAACCAGCgtgcaccaccaccagcaacagcagcagcagcaacaacagcagcagcaacaccagcagcaacagcaccaccagcagcaacagcaccatTCGCAGGATGGCAAGAGCAACGGCGGAGCCACGCCACTCTATGCCAAAGCCATCACGGCGGCGGGTCTAACGGTGGATCTGCCAAGTCCGGATTCGGGCATTGGCACGGATGCCATCACACCGCGGGATCAGACCAATATCCAACAG TCCTTCGATTACACGGAATTGTGCCAGCCGGGCACGCTGATCGATGCCAATGGCAGCATACCCGTCAGCGTGAACAGCATCCAGCAGAGGACGGTGGTCCATGGCAGCCAGAACAGCCCAACCACATCGCTGGTGGACACCAGCACCAATGGATCCACGCGATCGCGGCCCTGGCACGACTTTGGACGCCAGAATGATGCCGACAAAATACAAATACCAAAAAT CTTCACAAACGTGGGCTTCCGATATCACCTGGAGAGCCCCATCAGCTCATCGCAGAGGCGCGAGGACGATCGCATCACCTACATCAACAAGGGTCAGTTCTACGGAATAACGCTGGAGTATGTGCACGATGCGGAAAAGCCCATCAAGAACACCACCGTCAAG AGTGTGATCATGCTAATGTTCCGCGAGGAGAAGAGTCCCGAGGATGAGATCAAGGCCTGGCAATTCTGGCACAGTCGTCAGCATTCCGTGAAGCAGAGAATCTTGGATGCAG ATACGAAGAACTCGGTTGGCCTCGTTGGCTGCATCGAGGAAGTGTCGCACAATGCCATCGCCGTCTACTGGAATCCGCTGGAGAGCTCCGCCAAG ATCAACATTGCGGTTCAGTGTTTGAGCACGGATTTCAGCAGTCAAAAGGGAGTTAAG GGCCTGCCGCTGCACGTACAAATCGACACATTCGAGGACCCCAGAGATACGGCGGTCTTCCACCGCGGCTACTGTCAGATAAAGGTCTTCTGCGATAAG GGCGCCGAGCGAAAGACGCGCGATGAGGAGCGGCGGGCCGCCAAGCGAAAGATGACAGCCACGGGCAGAAAGAAGCTGGACGAGCTTTACCATCCGGTGACGGATCGGTCCGAGTTCTATGGCATGCAGGACTTCGCCAAGCCGCCGGTGCTGTTCTCGCCCGCCGAGGACATGGAGAAG AGCTTCTACGGCCATGAGACTGACTCGCCGGACCTGAAGGGGGCCTCACCGTTCCTGCTCCACGGCCAGAAGGTGGCCACGCCGACGCTCAAGTTCCACAACCACTTTCCGCCCGACATGCAGAC CGATAAGAAGGATCACATACTGGACCAGAACATGCTGACCAGCACACCCCTGACCGACTTCGGTCCGCCGATGAAGCGCGGCAGGATGACGCCGCCGACCTCGGAGCGCGTGATGCTGTACGTGCGGCAGGAGAACGAGGAGGTGTACACGCCGCTGCACGTGGTGCCGCCCACCACGATCGGCCTGTTGAATGCG AttgaaaacaaatacaaaatctCAACAACGAGCATAAATAACATTTATCGCACAAACAAGAAGGG GATTACTGCGAAAATTGACGATGACATGATATCGTTCTACTGCAACGAGGACATCTTCCTGCTGGAGGTGCAACAGATCGAGGACGACCTGTACGATGTGACGCTCACGGAGCTGCCCAACCAGTAG
- the LOC117138668 gene encoding protein grainyhead isoform X5, translating into MSTSTATTSVITSNELSLSGHAHGHAHGHGHAHQLHQHNHSRLGVGVGVGILSDASLSPIQQGSGGNSGGGNTNSSPLAPNGVPLLTTMHRSPDSPQPELATMTNVNVLDLHTDNSKLYDKEAVFIYETPKVVMPADGGGNNSDEGHAIDARIAAQMGNQAQQQQQQTEHQPLAKIEFDENQIIRVVGPNGEQQQIISREIINGEHHILSRNEAGEHILTRIVSDPSKLMPNDNAVATAMYNQAQKMNNDHGQAVYQTSPLPLDASVLHYSGGNDSNVIKTEADIYEDHKKHAAAAAAAAGGGSIIYTTSDPNGVNVKQLPHLTVPQKLDPDLYQADKHIDLIYNDGSKTVIYSTTDQKSLEIYSGGDIGSLVSDGQVVVQAGLPYATTTGAGGQPVYIVADGALPAGVEEHLQSGKLNGQTTPIDVSGLSQNEIQGFLLGSHPSSSATVSTTGVVSTTTISHHQQQQQQQQQQQQQQQHQQQQQQHPGDIVSAAGVGSTGSIVSSAAQQQQQQLISIKREPEDLRKDPKNGNIAGAATANGPGSVITQKSFDYTELCQPGTLIDANGSIPVSVNSIQQRTVVHGSQNSPTTSLVDTSTNGSTRSRPWHDFGRQNDADKIQIPKIFTNVGFRYHLESPISSSQRREDDRITYINKGQFYGITLEYVHDAEKPIKNTTVKSVIMLMFREEKSPEDEIKAWQFWHSRQHSVKQRILDADTKNSVGLVGCIEEVSHNAIAVYWNPLESSAKINIAVQCLSTDFSSQKGVKGLPLHVQIDTFEDPRDTAVFHRGYCQIKVFCDKGAERKTRDEERRAAKRKMTATGRKKLDELYHPVTDRSEFYGMQDFAKPPVLFSPAEDMEKVGQLGIGAATGMTFNPLSNGNSNSNSHSSLQSFYGHETDSPDLKGASPFLLHGQKVATPTLKFHNHFPPDMQTDKKDHILDQNMLTSTPLTDFGPPMKRGRMTPPTSERVMLYVRQENEEVYTPLHVVPPTTIGLLNAIENKYKISTTSINNIYRTNKKGITAKIDDDMISFYCNEDIFLLEVQQIEDDLYDVTLTELPNQ; encoded by the exons ATGTCCACATCCACCGCCACAACGAGCGTTATCACGTCCAACGAGCTCTCGCTGTCCGGCCACGCacacggccacgcccacggTCACGGTCACGCCCACCAGTTGCACCAGCACAACCACAGCCGCCTAGGAGTTGGCGTTGGTGTCGGCATCCTCAGCGACGCATCCCTATCGCCCATCCAACAAGGCAGTGGCGGCAACAGCGGAGGAGGCAACACGAACAGTTCACCACTGGCGCCCAACGGAGTGCCACTGCTCACAACAATGCACCGATCACCGGACTCACCGCAGCCAGAATTGGCCACCATGACGAACGTCAACGTGCTGGATCTGCACACGGATAACTCCAAGCTGTACGACAAGGAGGCTGTCTTTATCTACGAAACGCCCAAGGTGGTGATGCCAGCGGATGGCGGCGGCAACAATTCCGATGAAGGTCATGCCATCGATGCGCGGATTGCGGCCCAAATGGGCAACCaagcccagcagcagcaacagcagacgGAACACCAGCCGCTGGCCAAGATCGAGTTCGATGAGAACCAGATAATCCGGGTCGTGGGACCAAATGGCGAGCAGCAGCAAATCATCTCGCGGGAGATCATCAATGGGGAGCATCATATCCTGTCGCGCAACGAGGCTGGTGAGCACATTCTCACACGGATCGTCAGTGATCCCTCCAAGCTGATGCCCAATGACAATGCGGTGGCCACGGCCATGTACAACCAGGCCCAGAAGATGAACAATGATCACGGGCAGGCGGTGTATCAGACATCACCATTGCCGCTGGACGCATCCGTATTGCATTATAGTGGCGGCAATGATTCGAATGTGATTAAGACGGAGGCCGATATCTACGAGGATCACAAGAAACACgcggctgcagcagcagctgctgccggCGGAGGATCCATCATATACACCACCTCCGATCCGAACGGAGTGAATGTGAAACAACTGCCCCATTTGACGGTACCCCAAAAACTCGATCCCGACCTCTATCAAGCCGATAAGCATATAGATTTGATCTACAACGATGGCAGCAAGACGGTGATTTACTCCACCACGGATCAGAAGAGTTTGGAAATATACTCGGGCGGCGACATCGGCAGTCTGGTGTCCGACGGCCAAGTGGTGGTCCAGGCGGGACTTCCGTATGCCACCACCACCGGAGCCGGCGGCCAGCCCGTCTACATCGTGGCCGACGGTGCCTTGCCAGCGGGAGTCGAGGAGCATCTGCAAAG TGGAAAGCTCAATGGCCAGACCACACCTATCGATGTCTCTGGCCTATCGCAAAATGAGATTCAAGGCTTTCTGCTCGGCTCACACCCCTCGTCATCGGCGACGGTCAGCACAACCGGCGTTGTCTCCACGACAACGATCTCgcatcaccagcagcagcagcagcagcaacagcaacagcagcagcagcagcaacaccagcagcagcagcagcaacatcccGGCGACATTGTTAGTGCCGCTGGCGTGGGGAGCACGGGCTCCATTGTCTCCTCTGCggcgcaacagcagcagcagcaactaaTTAGCATCAAACGAGAGCCCGAAGACTTGCGCAAGGATCCCAAGAATGGCAACATTGCCggtgcagcaacagcaaatggACCCGGATCGGTCATAACGCAGAAG TCCTTCGATTACACGGAATTGTGCCAGCCGGGCACGCTGATCGATGCCAATGGCAGCATACCCGTCAGCGTGAACAGCATCCAGCAGAGGACGGTGGTCCATGGCAGCCAGAACAGCCCAACCACATCGCTGGTGGACACCAGCACCAATGGATCCACGCGATCGCGGCCCTGGCACGACTTTGGACGCCAGAATGATGCCGACAAAATACAAATACCAAAAAT CTTCACAAACGTGGGCTTCCGATATCACCTGGAGAGCCCCATCAGCTCATCGCAGAGGCGCGAGGACGATCGCATCACCTACATCAACAAGGGTCAGTTCTACGGAATAACGCTGGAGTATGTGCACGATGCGGAAAAGCCCATCAAGAACACCACCGTCAAG AGTGTGATCATGCTAATGTTCCGCGAGGAGAAGAGTCCCGAGGATGAGATCAAGGCCTGGCAATTCTGGCACAGTCGTCAGCATTCCGTGAAGCAGAGAATCTTGGATGCAG ATACGAAGAACTCGGTTGGCCTCGTTGGCTGCATCGAGGAAGTGTCGCACAATGCCATCGCCGTCTACTGGAATCCGCTGGAGAGCTCCGCCAAG ATCAACATTGCGGTTCAGTGTTTGAGCACGGATTTCAGCAGTCAAAAGGGAGTTAAG GGCCTGCCGCTGCACGTACAAATCGACACATTCGAGGACCCCAGAGATACGGCGGTCTTCCACCGCGGCTACTGTCAGATAAAGGTCTTCTGCGATAAG GGCGCCGAGCGAAAGACGCGCGATGAGGAGCGGCGGGCCGCCAAGCGAAAGATGACAGCCACGGGCAGAAAGAAGCTGGACGAGCTTTACCATCCGGTGACGGATCGGTCCGAGTTCTATGGCATGCAGGACTTCGCCAAGCCGCCGGTGCTGTTCTCGCCCGCCGAGGACATGGAGAAGGTAGGTCAGCTGGGCATTGGCGCTGCCACCGGCATGACATTCAACCCCCTGAGCAACGgcaactccaactccaactcgCACTCGTCCTTGCAGAGCTTCTACGGCCATGAGACTGACTCGCCGGACCTGAAGGGGGCCTCACCGTTCCTGCTCCACGGCCAGAAGGTGGCCACGCCGACGCTCAAGTTCCACAACCACTTTCCGCCCGACATGCAGAC CGATAAGAAGGATCACATACTGGACCAGAACATGCTGACCAGCACACCCCTGACCGACTTCGGTCCGCCGATGAAGCGCGGCAGGATGACGCCGCCGACCTCGGAGCGCGTGATGCTGTACGTGCGGCAGGAGAACGAGGAGGTGTACACGCCGCTGCACGTGGTGCCGCCCACCACGATCGGCCTGTTGAATGCG AttgaaaacaaatacaaaatctCAACAACGAGCATAAATAACATTTATCGCACAAACAAGAAGGG GATTACTGCGAAAATTGACGATGACATGATATCGTTCTACTGCAACGAGGACATCTTCCTGCTGGAGGTGCAACAGATCGAGGACGACCTGTACGATGTGACGCTCACGGAGCTGCCCAACCAGTAG